In the Candidatus Dechloromonas phosphoritropha genome, AGATGCCGTTACCCAAGCCGCGTTCGGTGATCTGCTCGCCCAGCCACATCAGGAACATCGTTCCGGTGACCAGCGTCGACACCGTCGTCAGGCGGAACATGAAGCCAGGATCGTTGACCAGACCGGCCTGGGCTTCCAGCGCAACCGCTATGCCGATACCCTGGAAAAGAGCCAGGCCAACCGTGCCGTAGCGCGTGTATTGCGTGATCTTGCGGCGGCCGGCTTCGCCTTCCTTCTTCAGCGCTTCGAGTTGCGGGCTGGCCACACTCATCAGTTGCATGATGATCGACGCCGAGATGTACGGCATGATTCCCAGCGCGAAGATCGTGAAGCGCGACAGGGCGCCACCGGAGAACATGTTGAACATGCCCAGTATGCCCCCCTGCTGCGAATTGAACAGGTCGGAAAGCACATTGGGATCGATCCCCGGAACCGGTATGTGCGCGCCGATCCGATAGACGACCAAGGCGCCGAGCAGGAACAACAGCCGGCGCTTCAGATCGCCGAACTTGCCGCCCTTGCCAACTGTATTGGGATTTGTAGCCAACGCTCTAACCTTTCCCGGCCTTACTCGGCGACCGAGCCGCCGGCTGCTTCGATCGCAGCCTTGGCGCCCTTGGTCGCGCCGACACCCTTGAGCGTCACCTTGCGCGTAATCGCGCCCGAAAGAATTACTTTCGCCGCCAGTGCATCACCGGGAACGACGCCGGCGGCCTGCAGCGCCAGCAGATCGATCTCGTCGATCGGCAGCCGTTCCAGTTCGGTCAGACGAACCTCGAAGTTGCGCTCGCGGGTCCTCGACTTGAACCCGCGCTTCGGGAGGCGGCGCTGCAGCGGCATTTGACCGCCTTCGAAGCCAACCTTGTGAAAGCCGCCCGAACGGGACTTCTGACCCTTGTGCCCGCGGCCAGCTGTCTTGCCCAGCCCGGAGCCAATGCCACGACCTGCGCGTTTGGCATCCTTCCTGGACCCCTCACCTGGCTTGATGGTATTCAGACGCATGGCTTAATCCTCAACCTTAACGAGATACTGAACCTTGTTGATCATGCCCCGCACAGCCGGCGTATCCAGCAATTCCGAAGAGCTGTTCAGCTTGCGCAGGCCCAAGCCGCGAACGGTTGCCCGGTGGTCCTGCTTGGTGCCGATGATGCTCTTGACGAGCGTGATCTTGATCTTCTTGTCAGTCATGGCTTACCCCAGGATCTGTTCAACCGAGAGGCCGCGCTTGGCGGCGATTTCGGACGGCGTATTGACCTTCGACAAGCCGTCAATGGTGGCGCGCACGATGTTGTAGGGATTGGTCGAACCGTGGGCCTTGGCGACCACGTTGCTCACGCCGGCGACCTCGAAGACAGCGCGCATGGCGCCCCCAGCGATGATCCCGGTACCTTCCGGTGCCGGCTGGATCATGACCGTGGCGGCGCCATGATGGCCTGTCACCGTGTGATGGACAGTACCGTTCTTCAGGCTGACCCTAGCAATCTTGCGCCGTGCTTCTTCCATCGCCTTCTGTACCGCAACCGGCACTTCGCGCGACTTGCCCTTGCCCATGCCAATGCCCCCGTCGCCGTCACCGACGACGGCGAGCGCTGCGAAACCGAGGATGCGACCACCCTTCACCACCTTGGTGACGCGGTTGACCGCAACCATCTTCTCGCGCATGCCATCATCGCGCTCTTCAGCCTGTTGGGGCTTCCTGCTTCTTTCAGGTTTTGCCATTTCTTACCTTTTTCCTTTCGCAGCGATCAGAACTTCAGACCGGCTTCACGCGCGGCTTCGGCAAGCGCCTTGATGCGGCCGTGGAACTGAAGACCAGAGCGATCAAAAGCAACGTGTTCGACACCGACAGCATTGGCGCGCTCGGCGATCAACTTGCCGACGATTGTTGCAGCAGCCCTGTTGCCGCCGTTCGGCACGTCCTTGCGGACACCCGTTTCCAGCGTGGAAGCTGAAGCCAGCACCTTGCCGCCACAGGGCGAAATGATCTGGGCGTAAATATGGCAGTTGGTGCGATTGACGCACAGGCGAACGGCCCTCAGCTCGGCGATTTTGGCCCGGGTTTTGCGGGCACGGCGCAGACGCGCTACTTTCCTATTAAACATATGCCACCCTTACTTCTTCTTCTTGGTTTCCTTGATAACCACCGTTTCGTTGACATAGCGAACGCCCTTGCCCTTGTAGGGCTCCGGCTTGCGATATGCACGAACCTCGGCGGCAACCTGACCGACTTGCTGCTTGTCCGAACCCTTGATAACGACTTCGGTCGGCGTCGGACACTCAGCTCTGACACCTTCCGGCATCTTGTGCGCAACCGGATGGGAGAAGCCGAGCGACAGGTTCAGGGTGTTACCCTGGACCTGAGCGCGATAACCCACGCCAATCAGTTGCAACCTCTTTTCGAACCCCTTGGAGACACCGGTCACCATGTTGCTGAGATTCGCCTGCATGGTGCCCCACATCGCAGCAGCGATGCGGGTATCAGCCCCATCGGCCTTGGCCACGACCAGAGCCTCACCGTCGCGCGAAATCGTTACAGCCGGGTGCGCTGCAATCTTCAGAGTTCCCAGCGGGCCTTTGACGACAATTTGCTCATCCAGACTGACTTCAACACCAGCGGGGAGTACAACGGGATTCTTTCCAATTCGAGACATGTTCGCTCCCTTATGCCACGATGCACAGGA is a window encoding:
- the rplO gene encoding 50S ribosomal protein L15, coding for MRLNTIKPGEGSRKDAKRAGRGIGSGLGKTAGRGHKGQKSRSGGFHKVGFEGGQMPLQRRLPKRGFKSRTRERNFEVRLTELERLPIDEIDLLALQAAGVVPGDALAAKVILSGAITRKVTLKGVGATKGAKAAIEAAGGSVAE
- the rpmD gene encoding 50S ribosomal protein L30, which gives rise to MTDKKIKITLVKSIIGTKQDHRATVRGLGLRKLNSSSELLDTPAVRGMINKVQYLVKVED
- the rpsE gene encoding 30S ribosomal protein S5, with translation MAKPERSRKPQQAEERDDGMREKMVAVNRVTKVVKGGRILGFAALAVVGDGDGGIGMGKGKSREVPVAVQKAMEEARRKIARVSLKNGTVHHTVTGHHGAATVMIQPAPEGTGIIAGGAMRAVFEVAGVSNVVAKAHGSTNPYNIVRATIDGLSKVNTPSEIAAKRGLSVEQILG
- the rplR gene encoding 50S ribosomal protein L18, with protein sequence MFNRKVARLRRARKTRAKIAELRAVRLCVNRTNCHIYAQIISPCGGKVLASASTLETGVRKDVPNGGNRAAATIVGKLIAERANAVGVEHVAFDRSGLQFHGRIKALAEAAREAGLKF
- the rplF gene encoding 50S ribosomal protein L6; amino-acid sequence: MSRIGKNPVVLPAGVEVSLDEQIVVKGPLGTLKIAAHPAVTISRDGEALVVAKADGADTRIAAAMWGTMQANLSNMVTGVSKGFEKRLQLIGVGYRAQVQGNTLNLSLGFSHPVAHKMPEGVRAECPTPTEVVIKGSDKQQVGQVAAEVRAYRKPEPYKGKGVRYVNETVVIKETKKKK